The following nucleotide sequence is from Zingiber officinale cultivar Zhangliang chromosome 10A, Zo_v1.1, whole genome shotgun sequence.
caataatttctcttggtctagtggttatcttattcagccatctaatgagagatctagagttcaattCCTagactttatatatttttatttctattttatttgtttaagtgttcggctaggagcaaaatttaactaaagcatatatatttttttctttattcatgataaaatattctagaattttgctaaggaccctatgggtgttacaaaggATCGGCAGATTCGTGGAGGAGAAGATTGAGTGGCGGAGGTGAGGAACGGTGGAGGAGAAGCCCTCCATCGGCGGTGAACTCGCGACGGCCGACGATCGGCGTTGCTAGCCGGCGATCAGCGATGAAACCGGATcgcgagggagaggagtcggGGAAGAAGGGATCGGGGAAGGAAGGGGATCGGGCAAAAAGAGGGGTTCGGGAGAAAGAATAGGAGAAGGAAATTATAAACCTAggttaattaaaacttaagttagtttaattaaatgctaagttaattcctcaattaaCTTCTACTTAAATGAGTTTTCCAAAATAGGCCttcactgtaccccgaatccatcccctcaaaatgggtcgtacgaactccgtttaaatcccgaaaaatttctaaaaattcctgaaaaatccattaagatttttcgtccaataatatttattattttttttcggtATCTTAcagaccaagtccaacttgattgaccaagttggacttaggtacccatgcttagaCTACCTTTTTATTTGATCTATTGACTAAGgttagataggatcgatatttctttttggtcttaaaacctaatccagatttgttgtaaacggctctttgtgtcccaagaattaggtcaagatttttggagcctaaagaaaatcgttccaacattttcttcaaatccttaacctgagttttcagactggagttttcttcctcaagcttttggacttgagttgagtttctagtctgaactgggtcaggcaaggattcgaagttggtcacttctttaagggttgttacctcctttagaagtgacttgatcctaatgctcgattttgctaattttcgcattaagtaatttactaaattatgtaaacgcgggatacttacagcggggtaaggcccttcggaaacggatacagatctgtggcttctctcggactcagcttccgattcgtcctcgcttctagATTCTTGAATGTACTCCCGGGCTATCATCAcgagaaaactcgtctgttcgagttcttcgtcgtcggactcttccgaggatgactcgtcccaggTCGCCTTCAGAGCCTTTTTTTTCCGTTGCTACTTCTTTGcgtccttttgatttgggcagttggctttgatgtgccccttctgattacaGCCGTAGCATGTCACTTCGAGTTTTACTTTTGACTttggttgagcctccttggattgaattgcCTTCTTGAGATCCTTCTTGgtgaagcctttctttttcttgtagagtttcctTACTAGGTTGACGAGCTCAGTCGTAAGTTCGTTGTCTTCATCGTCAGAGTCagattcttcttctgactcttgtTCGGTTATGTGCCTCGATCTCGGTTCACACGTTCTGCCAGTACCTACAATGagagctatacccttctcgaccgggtgtgcattagtctgctcatgcaattcaaattcagagaaaagttcatctaatttaatggaagaaaaatatttagaaaccttgtaggcatataccatggatgcccataaggaatttctcgggaaggcgtttaaAGCATACCTCAATATATcacggttctccactttctgtccgatcgcgtgaagcccgttgagtagatcttgaatccgggaaTGGAGTTGACTagccgtctcattttcctgcattttaatgttatataatttattgaaaagcagatctcgcttacttaccttggtttctgatgTACCCTCATTTAGCTCGATTATcttttcccatagctcctttgcacttgagaacggtCCTACTCTGTtaagttcctcctttgtcagaccACACTGGAGTATGTAGGTAGCCTTTGCGTTTGCCTCTACTATCTTTATCAGTGTTGCGTCCCAGCCCTCATATGGTAGTtgtttgccggcgctatcagttggtagttggagcccgattttgacaatcatccagacttcaaaatgagtctggtgATATGCCTCCATCCCCGGCTCTTACAGTACccgaagtcatctccggtgaagagtggtggtcgagcggtgctataaccttcttgaagtgTCATTTTAAAACCTGCGCACAAAGACAGGGAATCTGTTCCAAGACtggatcttggattagtagtgtgggatgtATAAAGaaaaaatgaactcgagtggtgttgcaccaactttgagaaaaaaatcgattcgaacgggaaatagatcggaatatagtaattatactaattccagtcgactctgaaaaattgaaaataccacgaaaaaattgcttgattagtggttgcaccaaatcaatgataccccgctctgataccaattgttggatcgaaagcgctagagggggggggtgaatagcgctcgtggctatttcacacATTTCAAAATCGTAATAAAAATGtatcgagttaaagcagcggaaagatAAAAGGAATAAgtacaaacacacagaagacagaGGACACcaaaaatttacttggttcagagcctagggtgactcctactacaaggcccgcgatcgttgatcgctttcggtgagaaacaactataatatcgaaaagatgattacaatttaaaTTACAGTTAAGTGCAATAAAAAAACTATACCAACGAAACGAGAACAAAGAACTTTGGAGCTTTaattcgttggagtagcagagcgttgttggaGCGTTtgtagcagcacacggaagagcacAGGTTGTTCTGTTCGAGATGCTCCATGGATGCTtccgaggctcctttttataggctctaTGAAGTTGATCTAGATCCCCAAGTTTCGGGATCAGGCTTGACCCAAGgcgaatcggtcgatcgatccctgcgttcgatcgaccgatcagacggtcttctcccatccgatccgCACGCTCCACTTTGATCTGGTCAAGTCTCATCatcggttcggtcgactgatcccctcgttcggtcgattgatcagcTCCTCTGACCTGATCAACctggcctgatccagtcgacactgATCCTTGGTTCGATTGACCGattccaaggttcggtcgaccgatcctctggtcgagcctggtccaatcTCTGGTAGTTTGATCtgctggcttgggggttcggtcgaccgatcctggtcagagctaaccctgcataaaaatattagtttcctgtaaaacaaagttagaacacaaacgataatatatataaataaatttgacagtctctagactgtccgggtctgacttcggatttccgaccgaaaaactagatcgacccgacgcctactgttccctctgcggggaacgtgccctcacctactcctctcaggagagttacctgatggCAGCTCGATCCtctagattgactggacttttgctcggtactcgttgcttccggactttctgctggactcccgcttcctggctcgtctagtcttccacctggttcgcgacaccaggacttttcacttagggttaccaccccctaggacttttgcctgaagccctcgacctggcaagactttccgcatagggttaccacccccaatgacctagggttaccaccccctagggttttctacctgcctaaccgcagttaggacttttgcctaagtaccacttaggactttcctgcaagctccataaaccttgttagataacaacataaccttaactttgaattcctttgccattatcaaaataatggttcgatcgtcggatgcttcccgcaccaacactatacTCGAGTGCATGTTTGTTGTTTTCTTCTCAAGTAGTTTTACCATAAAAATGCATGTTCTCTTTAACGcgtagttttgtgagtagatggtacttattaAGCCTTTGCTTATAGtttacatttccttatactgtagataaaggtaagggaaagctgGAGTAAGAAGGGGTACCAGGAGCAATGTTTGATGGTATGAGTGACGGAACAATGGGAGGCGATCCTGGAATTTGCTAGTATCTAACCATGTTAGATTTTAGTGCGGATGGACATATGTTCTTAtctccacttagtataaaagtacTATTAAGAATGGTGTACAATGAATTTCCAGTTTGGTAGTAGTTAAAGTGTCAAATATTCTCCCTAAGGTTGTAGGATAAAATGATAAGTCAAGAAGGAGTACAAAGGGGGAGAACCACTCCTTTTTGGGTGCAGGGCGTGACCCCCACACGgccatgacacgaccgtgtggagtcacatgaccccaaccctctccctctcggccagggtTGCACAACCGTGTGcaacacacggccatgcaaggtttAGTCTATGGAaaagttgcacggtcgtgtgccacacacggccatgcaagtcTTGGCCTCTGGAAAGGTTGCATAGACATGTTCCACAACGGCCATGCACCTCTCCTCCTCGGGAaaaatgacacggccgtgtggattcacacggtcgtgcaccccttTGACTCAGCggaggtgacatggtcgtgtgagccacacgaccatgcccctCTTCGTTATGGCCAAGGTGACAAGGCTGTGtggaagccacacggtcgtgccctgcttCAGCAGGGAggaccttacacggccgtgtagcacacATGACCGTGCCCTACTTCAGCAGGGAGGACCTTACACGACCATGTGGCACACATGACCATGCCCTGCTCCAGCAGGGAggaccttacacggccgtgtggcacacacgataGTGCCTAAACTAGGGCTCAGTAAGGCTATATggtcggtcatcaccacacgatCCAGATCCTCAAGCAGTTCTAAACTTCATCTTATCTCTATTTCGCTCCCAAAACATGACTTAACAGTCGAAGCAAGTTCggagtagatctctgaaccgaACAGTGTACATACAATAAGGTCCTTAGTAGTATGGAAAGAAGTAACGTCCGTGGCTTGGGTTAGGGTTAAGAAGTGCGGTCGTTAcagtccgggtcaagtcactccaaaaggaggtaacgacccttaaggaagcgactaactcgagtcctttgactgagtctgttcaaattggaaattcagctcaagtccaacaacttgaggaaaaaaaaatccaatctgAAAActtaagttaaagaacttaaagacAAATTGGAATGGttcacgttgggttccaagaatcttgatctgattcttgtaAAACAAGGAGCCGTTtacaataaatctggacttggGTTTAAgcgtaaataaaaatttaaatcatatctGTCAATTATAAATCGATCAAATAAAAAAGTAgaccaagcatgggtccccatgTCAAATCTGACTAATCAAGTCAGACTTGGACACtgttgggtccccaaggatcaaatccattatcttgatagaccatatcgaagctatgattcagggggagccaatagaaaaactatcttaataaatagacaaaattgtttgatgattatttatttattttcttggtAATATGCATGTTTAAGGACCAagacgtaatttacacttgttcagttaaacctaggggtttcaaaaagtgaattaaatatatgatttctttgaaaggctctgtctagatgtaacgacccgaccctttggcctcttgggtggcccttgcggtggcccactggcggcccttatgtcgtcggcccatttgacgacctctaatgtcgtcgaccgacgacccttggccgtgccgctACTCACTAAGAATTTCCACCTCTGGCCAGTGGGTTTTTTTGCCTCCcacaagattcgaactctagacctccaggctaagtactagagtttatgaatcctgagaggcgctcacttggctactaggattcataaactctagtacttaagtctggaggtctagagtttgaatcttgGGGGAGGtaaaaaaatccactggccaggggtggaaagtcctagtgagtaacggcacggccaaagggtcatcggttgatgacattagaggtcgccaaatgggccgacgacataaggggccgccagtgggctgccgcaagggccgcccaagaggccaaagggtcgggtcattacaactTAATTAACAtcaagctccaagagtagtaccactcaacttcattgtcatgtcggaactaagcccacctgcaggatttatatgacaatccttatgagctcctcaaggggacaccaTCATCCTactaaataggacacagtttccttctattatcaacaacacaccatataaataatattattttccaacttatcgggcctattgatttaacgaataaatctcaccctttgataaattaaagaaataaatactacgtacatgtgcttgttattatatcgggattaagagtacgcacatccataataacagaggttctgttcttttatgcagtcagtataaaaggaacaacctcaaatggtcctactctatacacacatagtgtactagtgtaattttatagtcaagataaactagtaccaaattacactactatcattccaatggtttatcccaatccatcttggttgtgagcttctatttataatttataaggaactgataacatgatcttctgtataacaccacacaccatgttatctacaatataaattaaatgaacaactgtatttaactaaatgcagacatttgaccaatatgattctcattttaaaataaatgtttatacaaaaagtttgacttttagtatacattctaacacataGGACTATGAAGGAGCTTGCAGCTCCAAATGAGGCATATAAATATTTATGTATTACTTATCTAGTTCTGGCAGGAGACTTTGAATAAGATCTGGGATGATCTATTTACTACCTAAATTTCAAGGATTATCTGGAGAAGACCCCAATAGACACTTGCATAAGTTTCACATGGTCTGCTCAACCATGAAGCCACAGGGAATTTTAGAAGAGGATATCAAGCTAAgggcttttccattttcattaaCTGTAGTAGAAAAAGATTGGTTATACTATTTGCCACCTAGATATGTTACATCTTGGATTGAAATGAAGAAGGCTTTCTTGGAGAAATTCTTTCCATCTTCAAGGACTGCTATTATCAAGAAAAGTATCTGTGGGATTGAACAAGTGGTGGAAAAGACACTTTATGACTATTGGGAGAGATTTAAGAAGCTATGTGTAAGTTGTCCTCAACATCAGATTAGTGAGCAGCTACTAGTCCAATGGTTCTATGTGGGCTTGTTACCTATGGACAGGAGTATGATAGATGTAGTGGCTGAAGGAGCTTTAGTGAATAAAACTCCAGAACAAGCTAGAGAGCTTATTTCTAGCATGGCAGAGAACTCACAGCAGTTTGGAAGTAGGTCATTGACTACAAGAGGAGTTGGAGAAGTTCAAGTGGTTTCTAATGAACAAAAGGAAATAAGGAGCTCATTATTGGAATTAACATCTTTAGTGAAGCAATTGGCATTGAACAATGctaatcaaatttctattttgcTGAGTACACAATTTCCATATCAATCAAGGGGAGTTTGTGGTATTTGTTCGAGCCAAGACCATAATTCAGAGTTATGCCCCAATCTTCATCAAGATGAGTCATTTGCATCATTTTCTAGAGCTCAATTTCCTCAAAAATTTGACCCTCGTTCTTCTACTTATAATCCTAGTTGGAGAGATCATCCCAATTTGAAGTATGGTAATTCATTTAATCAACAACCACCTTTAAATCAGAATTTTCAGCAAAATCAAAGTTTCTAGCCACTTCAACAAGGATTCCAGCAGCAATACCAACCTTTTCAGCAGCATTATCAACCTACAAATCAATTTTAGCAACAATTTCTGCCTTATTACCAACCCTATCATCAAAACCAGCAACTACATTACCAAAATCAAAATGTACTTCCAACACCTTCAagattgagtttgactcaaggaaGTTCCAATAGCATCTCTAATTCAGATGCACAACAAACTAGATTGGAGGAGTTGATGCAAGAAGTTCTGTAGCAACAACAAAATCAGTAAAGAACAGATTCAACACTACAGGATATTGAGAGGCGGATTGGACAACTAGCTTCCAGCATAAATCAATTACAAGCTCAAGGATCAAATCAGCTGCCTTCTCAATCAACACCAAATCCAAAAGGTAATGTTAGTGCGTTAACTTTGAGAAGTGGAAGGCAGATTGCAGGTGATGTTGCTGAAAATTTTCCAATAGAGGAGTCTCTAGATTGCAACAACTTCCGAACACCTTCAACAAGCCACAATTTAGAATTTCCAATAACCCAAAAGTGTCATGATCCAATCTCAGATTCAATTCACAGTGATCCAATGAATTTGGCCCATGAACATGAAAAGAATAGCATTAATTCAGAAAATTCCAATAGCTCTACAATGCAAGTAGAAATTCTAGCAAGTTCAGCTTCTAGGTGTCCGACATAGCAAGTTGTCGAACCTTCTATTCCCTTGCCTTTTCCTCAACGCAAGGTACAACCAAGGAAGAATGTAGAGTAGGAAAAAGCTAAGGAATTTCAAGAGCTTGTGAATTTGTTTAGTAAGGTGGAAGTCAATGTTCCTTTGTTGACAATGATCAAGCAAATTCCCAAGTATGTAAAATTTCTTAAGGATCTTTGTGTACACAAAAAGAAACTGAAGGGGAATGTGTTGATTAGCACGGGCAAGAATGTATCAGCACTTATTCAACAAGTCCTTCAAAAATGTGATGATCCTGGAGTGTTCACTATATCTTGTGAGATTGGGAGCAATTTATTTGTGGATGTCATGTTAGATTTAGGAGCTTCAATAAATGTGATGCTTAGATCAATGTTTCAGACTTTAGGGATTGGACCATTACAGCCTACAGGGGTTGTTATTCAGTTAGCTGACCGCAGTCAGACTCATCCTGTTGGAGTAATTGAAGAAGTATTAGTTAAGGTGAGAGAACTCATCTTTCTAGCAAACTTTTATATCCTTGACATGGAGGGAGATTATCTGGCCAGTAGATTTCCACTTATTCTAGGACGACCATTCTTGAAGACTTTTGCAGCAGTTGTCCGAATTCCTTATGATAAGCAATTGAAACAAGTTCTTGCTAATGGTAAAACGGGAGGTTTGAATGTAGGGGTTGTTCTCATTTTATCCGGCAGATTTGAATTAGCCCCCCCTAATCGTATTTCTCTTGAATTGAAAGAAAAGATTAGAAATTTGTCTTTTCGGAGTTATCATCTtaataaaagaaatattattgTGATAGGTCTTGTTCTTGGTCAAAAATATAGTGAAATCATCCCCTGCTACGAAGAAAGATGTTCATTTCTTAAAATATCCCATATATGTAGGTGGGAATAGAGGAAGAGGTTAGATTTATCCTGATGGTAGGAAAAATAACAATACAGTCTATAATGCTACATCAGTAGGTGTAGTAAGTAGAATAGTACGTAAAGAAAAGGGTGGATATAAAATAATCGTTGTTGATCCATCGGATGGACATCAAGTAGTTGATATTGTACATTTAGGACTAGAACTTCTTATTTTAGAGGGTGAATCCATCAAGCTTGATCAACCATTAACAAGCAATCCCAATGTGGGAGGCTTTGGTCAGGGAGATGCAGAAGTAGTGCTTTAAGACCCATTACGGGTCCAAggtcttttattctttttttgcATTTGTTATTTTGGCACAAGTTTTTTTGGTTCTTAAAAAGAAACAGTTTGAAAAGGTTCAATTATACAAAATGAATTTCTAGGTGCGAGGGCTTCTTAACATCAAGTTGGTAAAAGGTGCCAAATTTTtgttgatccatatatatatttaaatatatatatggatcaacaAAAAATCTCCAAACCCTTTTTGTTGCTTTGTTTATACTTTTTTCTGTTTTGCGGGATGCCTGGAATTCATTACTTCTATCCTATTCTTTGTAATAGATATACAAATGAAGAGAATACAAGGGAATGATGGCAAACTGGAACTCTTTTGTTTAGATTGATAGGAAGTTGTGGACAaacaaaaagagagaaaagaTTATAGGGAAATAATTGATTGAACAAATAGAACTTCTTCtattaacttaaacttataacTTAGAGAAATTAttcaaacaaatttaaatttcaaattatattaTAGAGTAAGTTCCATTAGTAGTTTATTATAGAAATATAAAGAAAGAATTTGGAGGATATCTCATGCGTATAAATCCATAGAATATTGTAGTATCCAGAGAttattctttcttcttgcttCGTATCGTAAGAATTAATTAGAGGAAGGACAGAGACTATGAATCAATCAATGGCTTCAATTCTTCAAAAACATTATTAAGAAACAAAAGAATAGAGTAATATTTAAAACATCAGAGCAAAAGATCCATTTTGTCATTTTTTTctacaaaacaaatataatatttttattatgttgACTGTATAACTTTCCAATTTGAATTTGTATGTTTCCAAATTTGTATGTTATGGAATAGATCAAAGTCTTCTTATATTCCTATATCTTATAAGATGCGGGACCTTACCCTCCTTTGTCTGTCTGATTAGAGTGGTAAGGTCCCGCTGAGTTCTTACTCTTTCATGTCTACAATCTGGTTCATACGATTACTAGAGAGATGAACCCAACCCAGAATATGAACCGTAAAAGAAAACACCTATTAAACCGATCACAGGAATACCAGTTACAGTACCCACCAACCAAAGAGGAATCCTTCCAATAGTATCGGCCATTTCCCCTACTTTCCTCCACATTTTTTCAAATGCTCATGCTATAGACAAAAACATCCATTGATAATTATGAAGATGGTATCATTCCAAATGGGATAAGAGAATTCCTACTATTCTCTTTCTCTCAATTGAAGAAATAATTGGAAAATAAAACAGCAAGTACAAAAATGAGTAATAAATCCCAATATAGACTAGTAGGATTCAATTCAACATTTTGGTCATTCGGATTTGATTCTATAATAGATCTATAATTCGAATTAGGTTTATCATTGGAAGAATTGCATTACTGATATTGATCCCAAAAAAGAAACAATAGGTACAACTAGTCCATGAACAACCAACCATCGTACTATAAAAATGGGATAGGTTCAATCAATGGTCATTGGGGGCCTCCTAAAAGGATTTACTAAATTCATCGAGTTTTTCTAAAGAATCAAAATGGCCAGTTATCAATGGAATCCCTTGTTGGCTCTCTGTGAAATACTAGTTTGGCCGAGGACTTTCAAACACATCATAAGCTAAACCCGTACTAACGAATAACCAACCCGTAATGAATAGGGAATGTATACTAATGCTATGAATGACCCAATATCAAATACTGGTGATAATAACATTAGGTTAGGATTATGATTCATCAACCTGCTAGTTATTTTATGATGGAAGATCAGGGGACTTTTTTAGGGAAACGAGATAAATAGTGAAACTTTGTGAAACCCTCACAAAGGTTTATGTACAAAGAAAAGGTATGCCTCTTTGGGTTGTAGCCCAAGACATGGAAAGAGATATTTTTATGTCAGCAACAGAAGCCCAAGCTCACGGCATTGTTGATCTTGTAGGGGCGGTTCCTGAGGATTTTTTATTGTAAATCTATTTCAAATCGTAactgaattttctgtgattttatatttaatagaaaaaattgatAATTATTAATTATCAGATGAATTCGTAGGTTAAGATTGATCTAAACCAACCCATTCCATTCTAATTTCTAATTATATATAcaacatatatataattataCAACATGCCAACTATTAAACAACTTATTAGAAACTCAAGACAGCCAATAAGAAATGTTACGAAATCTCCCGCTCTTAGAGAATGTCCTCAGTGCCTAGGAAGATGTACTAAGGTGTATGTGCGACTTGTTCAGATCATGAGTTTGAACAAATACAAATGAGAAAATTTTTCCAGTATTACTGAACGACACCAATGAATAGAGTAAATGGAAAAGATTTTTCATATATCTATATTGTGTATTGTGTATGGAATTTATGGTTTCCATTGGTATAAATCCAATCACCTAAATTTGAGATGAAAAGCAATTCTCCATAGATAGTAAATAGTTATCCATTAAGTGGAGGAAATGGTATCATAATAAGCAAAAAGATTATTCTCCCATTGTTAAAAGAACGGACTAAGAGGGTCAGCTACCTAGCTAACTTTCCAAATTAAATGTCGTTACTATATAGTTAACTCTTATTGTGAAAAGAACTAGTACTCTATAATTGATAATTGATGGGTAGAGCCAAAGAGTGTAAACTATACAAGTTTACAATACCATTTGATTAAATGAAAGAAGAAGCTTCAGTGTATAGAGAGGACCTCGCTGTTTAAGAAATAACCATAGAAATGAATGAACCCACTTTTTTTTAATATCAttagaatttattatttttaggTGAAATTCCTGAAAGGAATAAAAAATGGTGGTAAGGAAGGTTATAGTAGCAAAAACCATTCGAATTCATATTTTATATATCAGAATAATCCGTTTTGTTATTCATCAATCAAGGGGGATAAAAGGATGGCTGAAAGAATAGAAATCAATTAGTTATTCATTAAGGTTTAATTTGATTCAATGACAAGAGTTAGATGGAGATATATAGCTCATAGACGTCgaacaaaaattcatttttttgcaTCAATgacatgttagctagagccctagagccaatcatttgatgattatattttggacttgttgtatcatattctatataaataaaggcatttggttttttgttattatacttacttgtattggtgtcaaat
It contains:
- the LOC122026695 gene encoding uncharacterized protein LOC122026695, with product MKPQGILEEDIKLRAFPFSLTVVEKDWLYYLPPRYVTSWIEMKKAFLEKFFPSSRTAIIKKSICGIEQVVEKTLYDYWERFKKLCVSCPQHQISEQLLVQWFYVGLLPMDRSMIDVVAEGALVNKTPEQARELISSMAENSQQFGSRSLTTRGVGEVQVVSNEQKEIRSSLLELTSLVKQLALNNANQISILLSTQFPYQSRGVCGICSSQDHNSELCPNLHQDESFASFSRAQFPQKFDPRSSTYNPSWRDHPNLKYGNSFNQQPPLNQNFQQNQSF